From the genome of Alkalimarinus coralli:
CGCCGCGCAATGCCCCTCTGCTTTTGTTGTATCTGTACATCTTACTCCTCTAAACTTGCTAGAGGGGGATGCGGTATATGCTTTGTTTTGATCCCAGTCGACGTACTCCTCACCAGAATCCCTCACTCCATTCCAGTTTGCATCGACGAATGCTTCACCTAGGGCGGTGTAAGTTTCAACGGGGCTGGTATTGGTTCCGTCGAATAGACCGTTGGCATTATTGTCTGGTGAGGTTTGCTCTTCGCCTTTCATGGTGGCCATAATGGCAAACTTGCCATTAGAGTCAGTAGCTCGTGGTGCCTGGCTTCTCCACTTAGCAGTGCAAGAGCCTGTGCCGCCCGAAATGGTGCAGTCTGGGTCAATCTGCCCTGCAGACGTATAAAAAACGACTTTAGAGCCATCCGGTATAGGGTTTAAGTAGTAGTCAGAAACTCGAACCACTACTTCGATCTCTTCCCCGTCGGAAATGCCTGCGGGAGGGTTGTGCCTACTCGCAGATATGGAAAGCGTTTGTTGTGCTGCAATGCCTGTACTGATCGATATTGCATCAGACGTTGTTTGGAGTGTTGGGTTGGAATCCAGACTGGCACTTACAGCGACTGATGCCTTCGTCGTGCCCGAGTTAACAAGTGCTTTTGCTATGCCATTGGAGTCAGAGGTATCGCTAGACGCTACCAATTCGATTCCGCCTGTTGTATTGGATAGAGAAAAATTTACCTTTTCGCCTTGAATTGGCAGGTTTGCTTTGTCTGTCACCTTAAATTCGAAAACTGCTGTTGTAACAAGCCCGGAACCGCCAAGATTTTTAAGTGCAATGTTTTTTGGGTTAACAGAGCTGAAAGAAAGGCTGCCCGCGTCAGCTGAAACTATCAGCAGAGTAGCATTTGCGCTACTACCGTTTGCTAAGGATGCTGTTATACTGTCCGTGCCTGAGCAGCCTGTTGCGGTATAGGTTACTTGCGCGGTGCCAGTGCTTGTGGTAACAGATTCAGTTAAATTTGCCAAACCGTTAGCTGCACAGGTAGACGTAAAGTTAATTGTTGTTGGTGATTCAGTGTAAAGAGTATTGTCGGCAGAGTTAACCGCATTTACAGATACCGTGGTTTGACCGTTAGCTGAAAGAGTACTAACCCCAAGCTCTATTTGACCTTGAAGAAAAGAATCTTCTGTTCCTGTTCCTAGCGCTAGAGCCACGTTTTCGCTGGTCGCTCCATCGCTTTCGCTTGACGATGTACACCCGTTAGTATTCTCAGCGCATAGACTTCTGTCGTTGGAGCCCCCGCCACCGCAGGCGGAAAGGAATAGGGTTGCTGTAATTGGGATTAAGAATTTTGACAAGTGCATGTAGTTAAGTCCTTGGGGTGAGACCCTTAAACAAGATGAAGGTGTTTAGTTTGCTTGGCTAAATATATTTTTATAGTCAGTATATAAATAGTTAGTTAGCTTCTACTTTTATGCAATTGTGGAGAATTATAGCACAACTATTTGTTTAGCAATATTTATTGTGGTATGGCTATTTGTAGGTTTTTTGTATCAAATGCTAGATTTCGATGGTGTATAGCACTAGCAAGCCAAAATTTTTATTAAGCAACAAAAA
Proteins encoded in this window:
- a CDS encoding Ig-like domain-containing protein — its product is MHLSKFLIPITATLFLSACGGGGSNDRSLCAENTNGCTSSSESDGATSENVALALGTGTEDSFLQGQIELGVSTLSANGQTTVSVNAVNSADNTLYTESPTTINFTSTCAANGLANLTESVTTSTGTAQVTYTATGCSGTDSITASLANGSSANATLLIVSADAGSLSFSSVNPKNIALKNLGGSGLVTTAVFEFKVTDKANLPIQGEKVNFSLSNTTGGIELVASSDTSDSNGIAKALVNSGTTKASVAVSASLDSNPTLQTTSDAISISTGIAAQQTLSISASRHNPPAGISDGEEIEVVVRVSDYYLNPIPDGSKVVFYTSAGQIDPDCTISGGTGSCTAKWRSQAPRATDSNGKFAIMATMKGEEQTSPDNNANGLFDGTNTSPVETYTALGEAFVDANWNGVRDSGEEYVDWDQNKAYTASPSSKFRGVRCTDTTKAEGHCAALADIFISEEFSYSGLTRNEDITFTDCNGLDRGTTFSLRAVDKLCVVITDWYGNAPADGTKYEISGIETVASTDISDRSVLPTIVEIGARTDGKLTVKVTNSDDSKASNEANITIIP